From the genome of Planctomycetota bacterium, one region includes:
- a CDS encoding DNA polymerase Y family protein, whose protein sequence is MAIWLASLSLDLQRRRDRGSRERAREGEALLVVGQSRGREVVVRACERAARAGVREGMVLAQARALVPRGRVRVERRDAARERAGVRALAVWAGRFSPSVAVDAFSDPPDGLLADVTGCSHLFGGEGEMAARVVRDLASLGLRARAAIAGSYGCAWAVARCGEQAHGVVVPGGERAALAPLPVRALRVGEEIAAGLDDVGLGRIGDVLDLPRSTLAPRFGDDLLVQLDRALGRAIETIEPVRDAPAPEASRMFDGPTKDTGVIERTVRELLERVCRVLLERERGARSVEVVLHRSDLKPERLRVRLGRANRDVRHVWALLRHHVERAHMGFGVEGVVVRAPSTGVLRHDQLTSGALTGGGVRGEGADPHTGAREELLDVLRARLGETGVLYAHAAGSHVPERAFRTACGADAPVGAITRGDRPTVLFEPARAAEAVLLSPDGPVARVRWSLGEHEVRACAGPERIEGEWWRGEARGREYYRVQDADGVRLWVFRCLASGRWFVHGVWA, encoded by the coding sequence ATGGCGATCTGGCTGGCGAGCCTCTCGCTCGACCTGCAACGCCGTCGCGACCGCGGGTCGCGTGAGCGGGCGCGGGAGGGCGAGGCGCTGCTGGTGGTGGGCCAGTCACGCGGGCGCGAGGTGGTCGTGCGGGCGTGCGAGCGCGCGGCGCGGGCGGGCGTGCGCGAGGGGATGGTGCTCGCGCAGGCGCGGGCGCTGGTGCCGCGCGGACGCGTTCGGGTGGAACGGCGTGACGCGGCGCGTGAGCGGGCGGGGGTGCGTGCGCTGGCGGTGTGGGCGGGGCGGTTCTCGCCGAGCGTCGCGGTGGATGCGTTCTCTGATCCGCCGGACGGCTTGCTCGCGGACGTGACGGGGTGCTCGCACCTGTTCGGGGGCGAGGGGGAGATGGCGGCGCGGGTGGTGCGCGACCTGGCCTCGCTGGGGCTGCGGGCGCGTGCGGCGATCGCGGGCAGCTACGGGTGCGCGTGGGCGGTGGCACGCTGCGGGGAGCAGGCGCACGGGGTGGTCGTGCCGGGGGGCGAGCGGGCGGCGTTGGCGCCGCTGCCCGTGCGGGCGCTGCGCGTGGGCGAGGAGATCGCGGCGGGGCTGGACGACGTGGGGCTCGGGCGCATCGGGGACGTGCTGGACCTGCCCCGTTCGACGCTCGCACCGCGGTTCGGCGACGACCTGCTGGTGCAGCTCGACCGGGCGCTGGGGCGGGCGATCGAGACGATCGAGCCGGTGCGGGATGCGCCGGCGCCGGAGGCGTCGCGGATGTTCGACGGGCCGACGAAGGACACGGGGGTGATCGAGCGGACCGTGCGTGAACTGCTGGAGAGGGTGTGCCGCGTGCTGCTGGAGCGGGAGCGCGGCGCGCGGAGTGTCGAGGTGGTGCTGCACCGGTCGGACCTGAAGCCGGAGCGACTGCGGGTGCGGCTTGGTCGTGCGAACCGCGACGTGCGGCACGTGTGGGCGCTGCTCAGGCACCACGTCGAGCGGGCGCACATGGGGTTCGGGGTCGAGGGCGTCGTGGTGCGGGCGCCCTCGACCGGGGTGCTGCGTCACGACCAGTTGACGAGCGGGGCGCTGACGGGCGGCGGGGTGCGGGGCGAGGGTGCGGACCCGCACACGGGGGCGCGCGAGGAACTGCTGGACGTGCTGCGGGCTCGATTGGGCGAGACGGGCGTGCTGTACGCGCACGCCGCGGGGTCGCACGTGCCGGAGCGGGCGTTCCGGACGGCGTGCGGGGCGGACGCGCCGGTCGGTGCGATCACGCGGGGCGATCGACCGACGGTGCTCTTCGAGCCCGCGCGTGCGGCGGAGGCGGTGCTGCTCTCGCCGGACGGCCCGGTGGCGCGTGTGCGGTGGTCGCTCGGCGAGCACGAGGTGCGGGCGTGCGCCGGGCCCGAGCGGATCGAGGGCGAGTGGTGGCGGGGCGAGGCGAGGGGGCGCGAGTACTACCGGGTGCAGGACGCGGACGGGGTGCGGCTGTGGGTGTTCCGGTGCCTGGCGAGCGGGCGGTGGTTCGTGCACGGGGTATGGGCGTAA
- a CDS encoding VOC family protein, which produces MPAPVVHFEIGCQHIESTKKFYASVFGWEYSPEMPTMGMVTNLGPFASKPTDGIGGHINSLGHPPHTYVTFYVQVDDIPGTLAQIEASGGKTLIPKTEVPGMGHFAWFTDPEGNAIGLWTSMKH; this is translated from the coding sequence ATGCCCGCCCCGGTGGTTCACTTTGAAATCGGCTGCCAGCACATCGAGTCGACCAAGAAGTTCTACGCGTCCGTGTTCGGCTGGGAGTACAGCCCCGAGATGCCCACGATGGGGATGGTGACCAACCTCGGTCCCTTCGCCTCCAAGCCCACCGATGGCATCGGCGGGCACATCAACTCGCTCGGCCATCCGCCGCACACCTACGTCACCTTCTATGTGCAGGTCGACGACATCCCCGGCACGCTCGCCCAGATCGAGGCGTCGGGCGGCAAGACGCTCATCCCCAAGACCGAGGTGCCCGGCATGGGGCACTTCGCGTGGTTCACCGATCCGGAAGGCAACGCCATCGGCCTCTGGACCTCGATGAAGCACTGA
- a CDS encoding NADH-quinone oxidoreductase subunit C, producing MPQTPPTLDHPTFKVVKDAFPSKRFKATEFRGQSTLIVEPADLHEVMAFLKADPRCDYNFLSDVAGADYLNYPAAMLGRFAVIYNLISFARDDRFFVKVFLDPSRPTAGTEHDPALEVDSVTDLWPGAEWTEREVFDMFGVRFRNHPDLRRILLWEAYPAFPLRKEYPVRGLGEREQYRVVDRSSS from the coding sequence ATGCCCCAGACCCCTCCCACGCTCGACCATCCCACGTTCAAGGTCGTGAAGGACGCCTTTCCTTCCAAGCGTTTCAAGGCCACGGAGTTCCGGGGCCAGTCGACGCTCATCGTGGAGCCGGCCGACCTGCACGAGGTGATGGCCTTCCTGAAGGCCGATCCGCGCTGCGACTACAACTTTCTGTCCGACGTCGCCGGCGCCGACTACCTGAACTACCCCGCCGCGATGCTCGGGCGCTTCGCCGTCATCTACAACCTCATCTCGTTCGCGCGCGACGACCGCTTCTTCGTCAAGGTCTTCCTCGATCCCTCGCGCCCGACCGCCGGCACCGAGCACGACCCCGCCCTGGAAGTCGACTCCGTGACCGACCTGTGGCCCGGGGCCGAGTGGACCGAGCGCGAGGTCTTCGACATGTTCGGCGTCCGCTTCCGCAACCATCCGGACCTGCGCCGCATCCTGCTCTGGGAGGCCTACCCGGCGTTCCCGCTCCGCAAGGAGTACCCCGTCCGCGGGCTGGGCGAGCGTGAGCAGTACCGCGTGGTCGACCGAAGCTCCTCCTGA
- the lptD gene encoding LPS assembly protein LptD has product MARTRRCGPDSWALSAILAGGAFALAPRGVVPLAWSQPGQPAGAGLSPAEAGAAFAQTRLPLPTVPGVIRLRANRVHSWDDQGVRRVTLVGDVRVALGDRELRAARGAAFLRTVDGAGQGATQVFVYLEDVGDPALPAGAGLTAERLPVRAIVATTDATIEGDLVVDGPPSAARAADARVAGAGAAALAESLSRVAGAAPPPPPPLPRFTPRTPGERAVPPRRTTGRAPAPERVASGPERRSPETPPTTQQPRTQQPTTRQPLARQPGPPAQPRSPAGESPRPTPEGRPSTPAPTAPAPESPGSSTPAPPPPAPPPTGAPIFAGTGVLTLAPGDVTIQAGADESAVVATGGVTIQYADASRDRVVQLTARRAVIFLDPGSVRDLLAFDASRVRGVYLEGDVTASDGTYTVRGPQVYYDLRANTGVMLDAVFSTYDESREVPLYVRAKTVRQTAADTFTAEQAVFTTSPFFKPELSIGASKVTVTRKAPPVDTGADPGAAPPRPVTWIEASDVTGRFLGVPFVYWPSYAGDPESRIIKDFRVENRSGSGAALLTTVNAYALFGASTPRNVSVDLLADFYFERGPGVGVKAAWNAPDSRGNLLAYTVPMDRGTDVLKSGAEIDRDEEFRGIVLGEHRLKLDEQWTVLGELAYISDEAFVDAFFEDLGETRREFTNRAAARRLDRHTAFSVEIEGSFNDFLANEYLLQSQGYSVTRTPEITYARLADDLLGPGHPGLLTWFSEYRAGRLEMAFDEVLARERGLTSNALAQRGQGTNADERLSDVLRARGLFEDAVYRLDSRQELSLQTDVGPVRVNPFIVGRTTLYDTDFEAYSPEEDDALRLWGAAGLRLSTTLQRVYDGVDVPLLDIHRVRHIVEPNVTVWSAGTTVERGAIPVYDADVEDILEGTVIRVGVNQLFQTQRGGEGRWHDVDLLTISTDFVFSSDETGARSPIGRFFEFRPEYSNPGDYFVVDAVLRLTEAASLTGSSVYDLDESEQAMTSVGVLVLQGSAFTAALDVRYLNPQDATYVTLGLAYELTPKYSVTIGANYDTDESKLQTIAALFQRRFASLTVGVGVSSNEITGETGLSVVVRPYGASSGLGFSETGVFDSRLGGN; this is encoded by the coding sequence ATGGCACGGACGCGCCGTTGCGGCCCCGATTCCTGGGCCCTGTCTGCCATCCTCGCCGGGGGGGCGTTCGCCCTCGCGCCGCGTGGGGTTGTGCCCCTCGCGTGGTCTCAGCCCGGGCAGCCGGCCGGGGCCGGGCTGTCCCCCGCCGAGGCCGGGGCGGCGTTCGCGCAGACTCGCCTGCCCCTGCCCACCGTGCCCGGCGTGATCCGGCTGCGGGCAAACCGCGTGCATTCCTGGGACGACCAGGGCGTCCGCCGGGTCACGCTCGTCGGCGACGTGCGCGTCGCGCTCGGTGATCGCGAACTGCGGGCGGCCCGGGGGGCGGCGTTCCTTCGCACCGTGGACGGCGCCGGGCAGGGCGCCACCCAGGTCTTTGTCTACCTCGAGGACGTGGGCGATCCGGCGTTGCCCGCCGGCGCCGGGCTGACGGCGGAGCGGCTGCCCGTCCGGGCCATCGTCGCGACCACCGACGCGACGATCGAGGGCGACCTGGTGGTCGACGGGCCTCCGAGCGCCGCCCGCGCGGCCGACGCGCGGGTCGCCGGTGCGGGCGCTGCTGCCCTGGCGGAGTCGCTCTCCCGGGTCGCCGGAGCCGCGCCGCCCCCACCGCCGCCGCTGCCGAGATTCACGCCGCGAACGCCGGGCGAGCGAGCGGTGCCGCCCCGGCGAACAACTGGTCGGGCACCGGCGCCGGAGCGGGTCGCGTCGGGCCCGGAAAGGCGCTCGCCGGAGACGCCGCCGACGACACAGCAGCCACGGACACAGCAGCCAACCACGCGCCAGCCACTGGCGCGGCAGCCCGGGCCGCCGGCACAGCCGAGGTCGCCCGCGGGCGAATCGCCCCGGCCAACACCCGAGGGCCGGCCGTCTACGCCTGCCCCCACGGCACCCGCCCCCGAATCGCCCGGATCTTCCACGCCCGCGCCGCCCCCGCCCGCGCCGCCGCCCACGGGCGCGCCGATCTTCGCGGGCACGGGCGTGCTGACGCTGGCGCCAGGGGACGTCACGATCCAGGCGGGCGCGGACGAGAGCGCCGTCGTTGCGACCGGCGGGGTCACCATCCAGTACGCCGACGCATCGCGCGATCGCGTGGTGCAGTTGACGGCCCGCCGGGCGGTGATCTTTCTCGACCCTGGCTCGGTGCGCGATCTGCTCGCGTTCGACGCGTCGCGCGTGCGGGGGGTCTACCTCGAGGGCGACGTGACGGCGTCGGACGGCACGTACACGGTGCGCGGGCCGCAGGTGTACTACGACCTGCGCGCCAACACCGGCGTGATGCTGGACGCGGTCTTCTCGACGTACGACGAATCGCGCGAGGTGCCGCTGTACGTGCGGGCGAAGACGGTGCGGCAGACGGCGGCGGACACATTCACGGCAGAGCAGGCGGTGTTCACGACGAGCCCGTTCTTCAAGCCCGAGCTGTCGATCGGCGCGTCGAAGGTGACGGTGACCCGCAAAGCCCCGCCGGTGGACACGGGCGCCGACCCCGGCGCGGCGCCGCCCCGCCCGGTGACGTGGATCGAGGCGAGCGACGTGACGGGGCGGTTCCTGGGCGTGCCGTTCGTGTACTGGCCTTCGTACGCGGGCGACCCCGAGAGCCGGATCATCAAGGACTTCCGGGTCGAGAACCGGTCGGGCTCGGGCGCGGCGCTGCTCACGACGGTGAACGCGTACGCGTTGTTCGGGGCGAGCACGCCGCGCAACGTGAGCGTGGACCTGCTCGCGGACTTCTACTTTGAGCGCGGGCCGGGCGTGGGCGTGAAGGCGGCGTGGAACGCGCCGGACTCGCGCGGGAACCTGCTGGCGTACACCGTGCCGATGGACCGCGGGACGGACGTGCTCAAGTCGGGCGCCGAGATCGACCGCGACGAGGAGTTCCGCGGGATCGTGCTGGGCGAGCATCGCCTGAAGCTCGACGAGCAGTGGACGGTCTTGGGCGAACTCGCGTACATCAGCGACGAGGCGTTCGTCGACGCGTTCTTTGAAGACCTGGGCGAGACACGCCGGGAGTTCACGAACCGCGCGGCGGCGCGGCGCCTCGACAGGCACACGGCGTTCTCCGTCGAGATCGAGGGGTCGTTCAACGACTTCCTCGCCAACGAATACCTCCTGCAGAGCCAGGGGTACAGCGTGACGCGCACGCCCGAGATCACGTACGCGCGTCTGGCAGACGACCTGCTCGGGCCCGGGCACCCGGGCCTGCTCACGTGGTTCAGCGAGTACCGCGCCGGACGCCTCGAGATGGCCTTCGACGAGGTGCTGGCGCGCGAGCGCGGGCTCACGAGCAACGCGCTCGCGCAGCGCGGGCAGGGCACCAACGCCGACGAGCGCCTGTCCGACGTGCTCCGCGCGCGCGGGCTGTTCGAGGACGCGGTGTACCGCCTTGACTCGCGCCAGGAACTGTCGCTCCAGACGGACGTGGGCCCGGTCCGCGTGAACCCGTTCATCGTGGGGCGGACGACGCTGTACGACACCGACTTCGAGGCGTACAGCCCCGAGGAGGACGACGCGCTGCGCCTCTGGGGGGCCGCGGGGCTGCGGCTGTCCACGACGCTGCAGCGCGTGTACGACGGGGTGGACGTGCCGCTGCTGGACATCCACCGGGTGCGCCACATCGTGGAGCCGAACGTGACGGTGTGGAGCGCGGGCACGACGGTCGAGCGCGGCGCGATCCCGGTGTACGACGCGGACGTCGAGGACATCCTGGAGGGCACGGTGATCCGCGTGGGGGTGAACCAGCTCTTCCAGACGCAGCGGGGCGGCGAGGGGCGCTGGCACGATGTCGATCTGCTGACGATCAGCACCGACTTCGTGTTCTCCTCGGACGAGACGGGCGCACGCTCGCCCATCGGGCGGTTCTTCGAGTTCCGCCCGGAGTACTCGAACCCGGGCGACTACTTCGTGGTCGACGCGGTGCTGCGGCTGACCGAGGCGGCCAGCCTCACGGGCAGCAGCGTGTACGACCTCGACGAGTCCGAGCAGGCCATGACGAGCGTGGGCGTGCTGGTCCTGCAGGGGTCGGCGTTCACGGCGGCGCTGGACGTGCGTTACCTCAACCCGCAGGACGCGACGTACGTCACGCTCGGGCTCGCGTACGAACTCACGCCCAAGTACTCGGTCACCATCGGGGCCAACTACGACACCGACGAGTCGAAACTGCAGACGATCGCGGCCCTCTTCCAACGCCGCTTCGCCAGCCTCACCGTCGGCGTCGGCGTGTCGTCGAACGAGATCACCGGCGAGACCGGGCTCAGCGTGGTCGTCCGCCCGTACGGGGCGTCGAGCGGGCTGGGCTTCTCGGAGACGGGCGTGTTCGACTCGCGCCTGGGGGGCAACTAG
- a CDS encoding type II toxin-antitoxin system MqsA family antitoxin: protein MNCPICKHGRTHPGKVTVTLDRGSATIVFRSVPAEVCENCGEQFVDEATTRELLRQADASVKAGAEIEVRSFAA, encoded by the coding sequence ATGAACTGCCCCATCTGCAAACACGGCCGGACGCACCCGGGCAAGGTGACCGTCACGCTCGACCGCGGCTCGGCCACGATCGTCTTTCGGAGCGTCCCGGCGGAAGTGTGCGAAAACTGCGGCGAGCAGTTCGTTGACGAGGCGACCACGCGGGAACTTCTCCGGCAAGCCGACGCGTCGGTCAAGGCCGGAGCCGAGATCGAGGTCCGATCATTCGCGGCGTAA
- a CDS encoding DUF4258 domain-containing protein, translating to MTAEPALVFRVHAVQQMFRRGISEVDVRDVVANGTVIERYPDDLPFPAEVRLGWVGAGPGATPLHIVTSFDATSNTLFVVTVYQPDPRLWEDGFRRRRKP from the coding sequence ATGACCGCCGAGCCTGCGCTCGTCTTTCGTGTGCACGCGGTCCAGCAGATGTTCCGCCGCGGAATCAGCGAGGTTGACGTGCGGGACGTCGTTGCGAACGGCACGGTCATCGAGCGGTACCCAGACGACCTCCCGTTCCCTGCTGAGGTACGGCTCGGCTGGGTCGGCGCCGGCCCCGGTGCGACACCGCTCCACATCGTCACCTCCTTTGATGCCACGTCGAATACACTTTTCGTCGTGACGGTGTACCAACCCGACCCGCGCTTGTGGGAAGATGGATTCCGACGCAGAAGAAAGCCATGA
- a CDS encoding homogentisate 1,2-dioxygenase domain-containing protein, protein MPFYTRLGLIPQKRHVQFRRPDGCLYSEEVFGTEGFVGPTTTMYHIHPPTQVYGWKPLYSTKVEYVEQDIMRMRHVKSAPLAPKGDFVTGRVVLFGNSDCEMAVCNPAEQMAYHYKNGQGDECLFIHYGSGVCHTMLGTLKFGPRDYLVIPKGVIYTIVWDARKTGADGKPADGGPPVESMPFGKVLLIETTNGSHIGPPPRYVSKAHGQFLEHAPFCERDIRTPETPMTWDEKGEFEVRIKARDLVHSYTYHYHPLDIVGWDGCYYPFIFNADDFSPITGKLHMPPPIHQTFEAHNFVICTFAPRMLDYHPQSIKVPYNHSNLDSDEVLYYVDGNFGSRKGIEIGSLTLHPQGIPHGPHPGTIEASLAATHTQELAVMCDTFRPLFPTKAALEMDDTKYPASWQGEHFPGLSSRSMHLNGVTVPAVHAAAFPREVAPVAVIKAEVGTTVIPAPVGDGGKGAGTPAVPMRTANVWAP, encoded by the coding sequence ATGCCCTTTTACACCCGGCTCGGCCTGATCCCCCAGAAGCGCCACGTGCAGTTCCGGCGTCCCGACGGGTGCCTGTACTCCGAGGAAGTGTTCGGTACCGAGGGCTTCGTGGGCCCGACGACGACGATGTACCACATTCACCCGCCGACGCAGGTGTACGGGTGGAAGCCTCTGTACTCCACGAAGGTCGAGTACGTCGAGCAGGACATCATGCGGATGCGCCACGTGAAGTCGGCGCCGCTGGCGCCCAAGGGCGACTTCGTGACCGGGCGCGTGGTGCTCTTCGGCAACAGCGACTGCGAGATGGCGGTGTGCAACCCCGCCGAGCAGATGGCCTACCACTACAAGAACGGGCAGGGGGACGAGTGCCTGTTCATCCACTACGGGTCGGGGGTGTGCCACACGATGCTGGGCACGCTGAAGTTCGGGCCGCGGGATTACCTGGTGATCCCCAAGGGCGTGATCTACACGATCGTGTGGGACGCGCGGAAGACGGGCGCGGACGGGAAGCCGGCGGACGGCGGCCCGCCGGTCGAATCGATGCCGTTCGGCAAGGTGCTGCTGATCGAGACGACGAACGGGAGCCACATCGGCCCCCCGCCGCGGTACGTGAGCAAGGCGCACGGGCAGTTCCTGGAGCACGCGCCCTTCTGCGAGCGCGACATCCGCACGCCCGAGACGCCGATGACGTGGGACGAGAAGGGCGAGTTCGAGGTGCGGATCAAGGCGCGCGACCTGGTGCACTCGTACACGTACCACTACCACCCGCTGGACATCGTCGGGTGGGACGGGTGCTACTACCCGTTCATCTTCAACGCGGACGACTTCAGCCCGATCACGGGGAAGCTGCACATGCCGCCCCCGATCCACCAGACGTTCGAGGCGCACAACTTCGTGATCTGCACGTTCGCGCCGCGGATGCTGGACTATCACCCGCAGAGCATCAAGGTGCCGTACAACCACAGCAACCTCGACAGCGACGAGGTGCTGTACTACGTGGACGGGAACTTCGGCAGCCGCAAGGGCATCGAGATCGGCAGCCTGACGCTGCACCCGCAGGGCATCCCGCACGGGCCGCACCCGGGCACGATCGAGGCCAGCCTCGCGGCGACGCACACGCAGGAACTGGCGGTGATGTGCGACACGTTCCGCCCGCTCTTCCCGACGAAGGCGGCCCTGGAGATGGACGACACGAAGTACCCCGCGAGCTGGCAGGGCGAGCACTTCCCCGGGCTGTCGAGCAGGAGCATGCACCTGAACGGCGTGACGGTGCCGGCGGTGCACGCGGCGGCGTTCCCCAGGGAGGTCGCGCCCGTCGCGGTCATCAAGGCCGAGGTCGGCACGACCGTCATCCCCGCGCCGGTGGGGGACGGCGGCAAGGGCGCCGGCACGCCGGCGGTGCCGATGCGCACGGCGAACGTGTGGGCGCCGTAA